The Pan paniscus chromosome 3, NHGRI_mPanPan1-v2.0_pri, whole genome shotgun sequence genome includes a window with the following:
- the LOC100969244 gene encoding zinc finger protein 248-like: TYECGECGKTLREKSNFTQLQRTHTGEKPYECTEWGKVLCQKPHLTNHQQTHTGEKPYDCKQCGKMFCAKSKLTEHQRTHTGQKPYECKAHRKSFCPRSALTVHQGTHTGEKSFACHECGKFFCVKSNLIVHQRTHMGDKPYKCSECGKTFCEKSALTEHQKIHTSQKVFPHPEC, from the coding sequence ACCTACGAATGTGGTGAATGTGGGAAAACCTTGCGGGAGAAGTCAAACTTCACTCAGCTTCAGAGAacacacacaggagagaaaccctatgaatgtactgaatggggaaaagtccTTTGCCAGAAACCACACCTTACCAACCATCAGCAAACACACACAGGAGAAAAGCCCTATGACTGTAAGCAATGTGGAAAAATGTTCTGTGCGAAGTCAAAGCTCACTGAACATCAGAGAACTCACACAGGGCAGAAGCCCTATGAATGCAAAGCACATAGGAAATCCTTCTGCCCCAGGTCAGCCCTCACTGTCCATCAGGGAACACACACAGGAGAGAAATCCTTTGCATGTCATGAGTGTGGAAAATTCTTCTGTGTGAAGTCAAATCTCATTGTCCATCAAAGAACTCACATGGGAGACAAACCCTATAAATGTAGTGAATGTGGGAAAACCTTCTGTGAAAAATCAGCTCTCACTGAACATCAGAAAATTCACACAAGCCAAAAGGTCTTTCCACATCCTGAATGTTAG